Proteins encoded by one window of Mycolicibacterium sp. ND9-15:
- the thrS gene encoding threonine--tRNA ligase: MSAATNRTPAALIRVAAGTTAGEAVREAGLPSRGAPDAIVVVRDAEGRLRDLSWAPGTDVEVTPVAADTDDGRSVIRHSTAHVLAQAVQDMFPEAKLGIGPPIADGFYYDFDVERAFTPEDLAALEKRMRQIVKEGQLFSRRVYESKDQAREELADEPYKLELVDDKSGDPDVMEVAPPGSDDELTAYDNLNPRTREREWGDLCRGPHIPTTKYIPAFKLTRSSAAYWRGNQDNASLQRIYGTAWESQEALDKHLEFIEEAQRRDHRRLGAELDLFSFPDELGSGLPVFHPKGGVVRLELENYSRRKHLEAGYEFVNTPHITKEQLYITSGHLEWYADGMFPPMHIDAEFGPDGEVRKPGQDYYLKPMNCPMHHLIFRSRGRSYRELPLRLFEFGSVYRYEKSGVVHGLTRVRGMTQDDAHIYTTREQMRDELASLLRFVLELLADYGLDDYYLELSTKNPEKYVGDDDDWEQATETLREVAEASGLDLVPDPGGAAFYGPKISVQVKDALGRSWQMSTIQLDFNMPDRFELEYTAADGSRQRPVLIHRALFGSIERFFGVLTEHYAGAFPAWLAPVQVVGIPVADDHVPYLNGLAAQLQMKGIRADVDAGDDRMAKKIVNHTNQKVPFMLVAGDRDVEAEAVSFRFGDRTQINGVPRDKAVAAIAEWIASRKNAAPTAELLEVDTAK; encoded by the coding sequence ATGAGCGCCGCGACAAACCGCACCCCAGCAGCCCTGATCCGGGTCGCTGCCGGGACCACCGCGGGTGAGGCGGTGCGAGAGGCCGGCCTGCCGAGCCGGGGCGCTCCGGATGCGATTGTCGTCGTCCGGGACGCCGAGGGGCGGTTACGCGACCTGTCGTGGGCGCCCGGCACCGATGTCGAGGTGACTCCGGTGGCCGCGGACACCGACGACGGCCGCAGCGTCATTCGGCACTCCACCGCACACGTACTGGCGCAGGCCGTGCAGGACATGTTCCCGGAGGCCAAGCTCGGCATCGGCCCGCCGATCGCCGACGGGTTCTACTACGACTTCGACGTAGAGCGCGCGTTCACGCCCGAGGATCTGGCGGCGCTGGAGAAGCGCATGCGCCAGATCGTCAAGGAAGGCCAGCTGTTCTCCCGGCGCGTCTACGAATCCAAAGACCAAGCGCGCGAAGAGCTCGCCGACGAGCCTTACAAACTCGAACTGGTGGACGACAAGTCCGGCGACCCCGACGTCATGGAAGTCGCCCCCCCTGGCTCTGATGACGAGCTGACCGCCTACGACAACCTCAATCCCCGCACCCGCGAACGGGAATGGGGCGACCTGTGCCGCGGACCGCACATCCCGACGACCAAGTACATCCCGGCGTTCAAACTCACCCGCAGCTCGGCCGCCTACTGGCGCGGCAATCAGGACAACGCGAGCCTGCAGCGCATCTACGGCACGGCGTGGGAGTCGCAAGAAGCCCTTGACAAGCACCTCGAGTTCATCGAGGAGGCGCAGCGGCGTGACCACCGCAGGCTCGGCGCCGAGCTCGACCTGTTCAGCTTTCCCGACGAATTAGGTTCGGGCTTACCGGTTTTCCACCCCAAAGGTGGTGTGGTGCGCTTGGAGTTGGAGAACTACTCGCGGCGCAAGCATCTGGAGGCGGGATACGAATTCGTCAACACCCCGCACATCACCAAAGAGCAGCTGTACATCACCTCGGGTCACCTGGAGTGGTATGCCGACGGCATGTTCCCCCCCATGCACATCGACGCCGAGTTCGGTCCGGACGGCGAGGTGCGCAAGCCTGGGCAGGACTACTACCTCAAGCCGATGAACTGCCCGATGCACCATCTGATCTTCCGGTCACGGGGACGGTCGTATCGCGAATTGCCGTTGCGGCTCTTCGAGTTCGGTTCGGTATACCGCTACGAGAAGTCCGGCGTGGTGCACGGCCTGACCCGGGTGCGGGGCATGACCCAGGACGATGCCCACATCTACACCACCCGCGAGCAGATGCGCGACGAGTTGGCCTCGCTTCTGCGCTTCGTGCTGGAGCTGCTCGCTGATTACGGTCTCGACGACTACTACCTGGAGTTGTCCACGAAGAACCCGGAGAAGTACGTCGGCGACGACGACGACTGGGAGCAGGCCACCGAGACGTTGCGGGAGGTCGCCGAGGCCTCCGGTCTTGACCTGGTGCCCGACCCGGGCGGCGCGGCCTTCTACGGTCCGAAGATCTCGGTGCAGGTCAAGGATGCGCTGGGGCGCAGCTGGCAGATGTCGACCATCCAGTTGGACTTCAACATGCCGGACCGGTTCGAGCTGGAGTACACCGCCGCCGACGGCAGCCGGCAGCGTCCGGTGCTGATCCACCGCGCATTGTTCGGTTCGATCGAGCGGTTCTTCGGGGTGCTCACCGAGCACTACGCCGGTGCGTTCCCGGCCTGGCTCGCGCCGGTGCAGGTGGTCGGCATCCCGGTCGCCGACGACCACGTTCCCTATCTCAACGGCCTTGCGGCGCAGCTGCAGATGAAGGGCATCCGAGCCGACGTGGACGCCGGCGACGACCGGATGGCCAAGAAGATCGTCAACCACACCAACCAGAAAGTGCCGTTCATGTTGGTGGCGGGGGACCGCGACGTGGAGGCCGAGGCCGTGAGCTTCCGTTTCGGTGACCGCACTCAGATCAACGGCGTCCCACGCGATAAGGCGGTCGCCGCGATCGCCGAGTGGATCGCAAGCCGGAAAAACGCCGCTCCCACAGCGGAACTGCTCGAGGTGGACACGGCGAAGTGA
- a CDS encoding L,D-transpeptidase has protein sequence MRAIVRCVLSAVVVATSVVAGPAVEGRAAVNQWVRNAIASIQPAQGQVVGVAHPVVVSFKESVADKRAAERLLDITSNPAMTGKFEWLDSETVQWVPDRFWPAHSTIALSVGGMKTNIATGSAVVAVANIAEHTFTVTIDGVEAGPPPILPAPHHRPHFGKPGVFPSSMGRPEYPTPVGTFPVLAKERDVLMDSSSVGIPVGADDGYLLDVEWAVRLTTRGIFVHSAPWAINALGHENVSHGCINLSPEDAEWYFNTVKVGDPVLVQENSVEVPRPRVEPANPEVPRVIAR, from the coding sequence TTGCGTGCCATTGTCAGGTGTGTTCTATCCGCGGTCGTCGTCGCCACCAGTGTGGTGGCCGGGCCGGCTGTAGAAGGCAGGGCAGCCGTTAACCAGTGGGTGAGAAACGCCATCGCCTCCATACAGCCGGCGCAAGGCCAGGTCGTCGGAGTCGCGCACCCCGTCGTCGTGTCGTTCAAGGAGTCCGTCGCCGACAAGCGGGCCGCCGAGCGGCTCCTCGACATCACCTCGAATCCCGCCATGACCGGCAAGTTCGAGTGGCTCGACAGCGAGACCGTGCAGTGGGTTCCCGACCGGTTCTGGCCGGCGCACAGCACAATCGCTCTGTCCGTCGGCGGGATGAAGACGAACATCGCGACGGGCTCCGCGGTAGTCGCTGTCGCCAACATCGCGGAACACACGTTCACCGTGACCATCGACGGAGTTGAGGCTGGTCCGCCCCCGATCCTCCCCGCGCCACACCACCGTCCTCACTTCGGCAAACCCGGGGTTTTCCCGTCTTCGATGGGCAGGCCCGAATATCCGACGCCTGTGGGTACCTTCCCCGTTTTGGCCAAAGAGCGTGACGTGCTGATGGATTCGAGCAGCGTCGGCATCCCCGTCGGCGCGGACGACGGTTACCTGCTGGACGTGGAATGGGCCGTCCGGCTCACCACGCGTGGCATCTTCGTGCATTCAGCGCCGTGGGCGATCAATGCGCTCGGCCACGAGAACGTCAGCCACGGCTGCATCAACCTCAGCCCCGAAGACGCCGAGTGGTATTTCAACACGGTCAAGGTCGGGGACCCGGTTCTCGTACAGGAGAACAGCGTGGAGGTACCGCGACCGAGGGTGGAACCGGCGAACCCCGAGGTTCCGCGAGTGATCGCCCGCTGA
- the pgsA gene encoding phosphatidylinositol phosphate synthase yields the protein MSNFYLMTRAAYEKLSTPVAKAALRVGFTPDSITILGTAGSVLGALTLYPIGQLWWGSVAVWLFVLADMLDGAMARQRGGGTRFGAVLDATCDRISDGAIFCGLLWWAAFGLRSTSLVVATAICLVTSQVISYIKARAEASGLSAEGGLIERPERLIIVLLGAGLSGLFGVELLLHFAMWVLALTSLVTLGQRVHSVRTSPGAMDRIAKPGATDSGKEKPEAWGNHPPGGQGDEP from the coding sequence GTGAGCAACTTCTATCTGATGACCCGCGCGGCGTACGAAAAGCTCAGCACGCCGGTCGCCAAGGCTGCGCTTCGGGTGGGTTTCACACCCGACAGCATCACCATCCTGGGCACCGCCGGCTCCGTGTTGGGCGCGCTGACGCTGTATCCGATCGGTCAGTTGTGGTGGGGCTCGGTGGCCGTGTGGCTCTTCGTGCTCGCCGACATGCTCGACGGCGCGATGGCCCGTCAACGCGGCGGCGGCACCCGGTTCGGCGCCGTGCTGGACGCCACCTGCGACCGGATCAGCGACGGCGCCATCTTCTGCGGGCTGCTGTGGTGGGCCGCGTTCGGGCTGCGCAGCACGTCGTTGGTGGTCGCAACCGCGATCTGCTTGGTGACCTCGCAGGTGATCTCGTACATCAAGGCCCGCGCCGAAGCCAGTGGGCTGTCCGCGGAGGGCGGCTTGATCGAGCGTCCGGAGCGGCTGATCATCGTGCTGCTCGGGGCCGGGTTGTCGGGATTGTTCGGGGTGGAGTTGTTGCTGCACTTCGCGATGTGGGTGCTCGCGTTGACCAGCCTGGTCACGCTGGGCCAGCGGGTGCACAGTGTGCGTACCTCGCCGGGGGCGATGGACCGCATCGCCAAGCCCGGCGCCACCGACTCCGGTAAAGAGAAACCGGAGGCGTGGGGGAACCACCCGCCCGGAGGGCAGGGGGACGAGCCGTGA
- a CDS encoding TIGR02611 family protein — MKAADVKLRLGRWRDRVRERRTTNFTYRMAVGVVGAAVLGLGIVAIPYPGPGWAIVFVGLAILATEFDWARRLLKYARKRYDEVMAWFHRQHGAIQILGGVFTALVVFATLWLLGAVGFFSELVGLDHKLLKSPVGIGS, encoded by the coding sequence GTGAAGGCCGCCGACGTCAAGCTGCGCCTCGGGCGATGGCGCGATCGGGTGCGCGAGCGTCGCACCACGAACTTCACCTACCGCATGGCCGTCGGCGTCGTCGGTGCCGCGGTGCTCGGCCTGGGCATTGTGGCCATCCCGTACCCGGGCCCGGGCTGGGCGATCGTATTCGTCGGGCTCGCCATCCTGGCCACCGAGTTCGACTGGGCGCGACGATTGCTCAAGTACGCCCGGAAACGCTACGACGAGGTGATGGCGTGGTTTCACCGACAGCACGGCGCGATACAGATTTTGGGCGGAGTGTTCACCGCACTGGTGGTCTTCGCCACCTTGTGGCTGCTCGGCGCGGTCGGCTTCTTCTCCGAACTCGTCGGGCTGGACCACAAGCTGCTGAAGAGCCCTGTTGGCATCGGGTCCTGA
- a CDS encoding glycosyltransferase family 4 protein — MRIGMVCPYSFDVPGGVQSHVLQLAQVMHDRGHDVSVLAPSSPGTELPDYVVSGGRAVPIPYNGSVARLRFGPATHRMVKRWLADGDFDVLHLHEPNAPSLSMLALNVAEGPIVATFHTSTTKSLTLTVFEPILRPMHEKIVGRIAVSDLARRWQMEALGSDAVEIPNGVDVGAFASAPLLEGYPRAGKTVLFLGRFDEPRKGMAVLLRALPKLVERFGDIEILIVGRGDEDELRKDAGELAARLRFLGQVDDAEKASAMRSADVYCAPHTGGESFGIVLVEAMAAGTAVVASDLDAFRRVLADGVAGRLVPVDDAPALADGLIEMLENDAVRERYIAAATDAVRRYDWSVVARQIMRVYETVSGAGIKVTVAGGDGSGRAKPARARAGKATGGVR; from the coding sequence GTGCGCATCGGCATGGTCTGCCCGTACTCGTTCGACGTGCCCGGCGGCGTGCAGTCGCACGTTCTGCAATTGGCCCAGGTGATGCACGATCGCGGCCACGACGTCAGCGTGCTCGCGCCGTCGTCGCCGGGTACGGAGTTGCCCGACTACGTGGTCTCCGGCGGTAGGGCCGTGCCGATCCCGTACAACGGGTCCGTCGCGCGTCTGCGATTCGGGCCCGCCACGCACCGCATGGTCAAGCGGTGGCTGGCCGACGGCGACTTCGACGTGCTGCACCTGCACGAGCCCAACGCGCCGAGCCTGTCGATGCTGGCGCTCAACGTCGCCGAGGGCCCGATCGTGGCGACGTTTCACACATCGACGACAAAGTCGTTGACGCTCACCGTGTTCGAGCCGATCCTGCGGCCGATGCACGAGAAGATCGTCGGCCGGATCGCGGTCTCGGACCTGGCGCGGCGCTGGCAGATGGAGGCGTTGGGCAGCGACGCCGTCGAGATCCCCAACGGCGTCGATGTGGGCGCGTTTGCGTCCGCGCCGCTTCTCGAGGGCTATCCCCGCGCGGGTAAGACGGTGCTGTTCCTGGGTCGTTTCGACGAGCCGCGCAAGGGCATGGCCGTGCTGCTGCGTGCGTTGCCGAAGTTGGTCGAGCGGTTCGGTGACATCGAGATACTCATCGTCGGCCGCGGTGACGAGGACGAACTGCGTAAGGACGCCGGTGAACTCGCCGCGCGTCTGCGCTTCCTGGGTCAGGTCGACGACGCAGAGAAGGCCTCGGCGATGCGCAGCGCCGACGTGTACTGCGCGCCGCACACCGGCGGTGAGAGTTTCGGCATCGTCCTCGTCGAGGCGATGGCGGCCGGCACTGCGGTGGTGGCCAGCGACCTCGACGCGTTCCGGCGGGTACTCGCAGACGGTGTGGCCGGACGCCTGGTCCCCGTCGACGATGCGCCGGCACTGGCCGACGGGCTGATCGAAATGCTCGAGAACGACGCGGTGCGCGAGCGCTACATCGCGGCAGCGACCGACGCGGTCCGGCGCTACGACTGGTCGGTGGTGGCGCGCCAGATCATGCGGGTGTACGAGACCGTCTCGGGCGCGGGGATCAAGGTGACGGTGGCCGGTGGTGACGGCAGCGGCCGGGCCAAGCCCGCCAGAGCGAGGGCAGGGAAGGCGACCGGAGGCGTCCGGTGA
- a CDS encoding GAF and ANTAR domain-containing protein: MVMANEPDEREDTHLRIAELVRGLYNRPDAETVIAELAEHAAVEIPGAQYAGITIIRKSKTVETPAATHLYPMLLDKIQQRHREGPCLTAAWDKKVVYVADLEIDDRFPGYRRDALAETPIRSIMAFQLFIEGETMGALNVYSEKPDVFGDESRSIGLVFAAHSSVAWNAARRDQQFRQALASRDIIGQAKGMIMERYGVDAVQAFDLLRKLSQDSNVPLIKVATEFVQKSKG; the protein is encoded by the coding sequence ATGGTGATGGCGAACGAACCCGACGAGCGCGAGGACACCCATCTGCGCATCGCTGAATTGGTGCGCGGGCTCTACAACCGACCAGACGCGGAAACAGTGATCGCGGAGCTGGCCGAACATGCAGCCGTCGAGATTCCTGGTGCGCAGTACGCCGGCATCACCATCATCCGCAAGTCCAAGACCGTCGAGACCCCCGCCGCGACGCATTTGTATCCGATGCTGTTGGACAAGATCCAGCAGCGGCACCGGGAGGGCCCGTGCCTGACAGCGGCATGGGACAAGAAAGTCGTCTACGTTGCCGACCTCGAAATTGACGATCGCTTTCCCGGCTACCGCCGAGACGCACTCGCCGAGACGCCGATTCGGTCGATCATGGCATTTCAGTTGTTCATCGAGGGCGAAACGATGGGCGCGCTCAACGTCTATTCGGAGAAACCCGACGTGTTCGGGGACGAATCGCGGAGCATCGGACTGGTTTTCGCGGCCCATTCATCGGTGGCGTGGAATGCGGCGCGGCGCGACCAACAGTTCAGGCAAGCGTTGGCCAGCCGCGACATCATCGGCCAGGCGAAGGGCATGATCATGGAACGCTATGGCGTCGACGCAGTTCAGGCTTTCGATCTGCTGCGCAAGCTATCTCAGGATTCCAATGTGCCGCTGATCAAGGTCGCGACGGAGTTCGTCCAGAAGTCCAAGGGCTGA
- the pdxS gene encoding pyridoxal 5'-phosphate synthase lyase subunit PdxS, with product MAEMLKGGVIMDVVTPEQARIAEGAGAVAVMALERVPADIRAQGGVARMSDPDLIEGIISAVTIPVMAKVRIGHFVEAQILQSLGVDYIDESEVLTPADYTHHIDKWKFTVPFVCGATNLGEALRRITEGAAMIRSKGEAGTGDVSNATTHMRQIGGEIRRLTSLSEDELYVAAKELQAPYDLVVEVARAGKLPVTLFTAGGIATPADAAMMMQLGAEGVFVGSGIFKSGDPAARAAAIVKATTFYDDPDVLAKVSRGLGEPMVGINVEDVAAPHRLAERGW from the coding sequence ATGGCAGAGATGCTCAAGGGCGGCGTGATCATGGACGTCGTCACGCCGGAGCAGGCTCGGATCGCCGAGGGCGCCGGTGCGGTGGCGGTCATGGCGCTCGAACGCGTTCCCGCCGACATCCGCGCGCAGGGTGGCGTCGCGCGGATGAGCGATCCCGATCTCATCGAGGGCATCATCTCCGCGGTGACCATTCCGGTCATGGCCAAGGTCCGTATCGGGCACTTCGTTGAGGCGCAGATCCTGCAGAGCCTCGGCGTGGACTACATCGACGAGTCCGAGGTGCTCACCCCCGCCGACTACACCCATCACATCGACAAGTGGAAGTTCACCGTCCCGTTCGTGTGCGGTGCGACCAACCTGGGCGAGGCATTGCGTCGCATCACCGAGGGCGCGGCGATGATCCGCTCGAAGGGCGAGGCCGGCACCGGTGACGTGTCGAACGCGACCACCCACATGCGTCAGATCGGCGGCGAGATCCGTCGGCTCACCTCGCTGTCGGAGGACGAGTTGTACGTCGCCGCAAAGGAACTGCAGGCGCCGTACGATCTCGTGGTCGAGGTGGCTCGGGCCGGCAAGCTGCCGGTCACGCTGTTCACCGCCGGTGGTATCGCGACCCCGGCCGACGCGGCGATGATGATGCAGCTCGGCGCCGAGGGCGTGTTCGTCGGGTCGGGCATCTTCAAGTCCGGCGACCCCGCCGCACGCGCCGCCGCGATCGTCAAGGCCACCACGTTCTACGACGATCCCGACGTGCTGGCGAAGGTGTCGCGCGGGCTCGGCGAGCCCATGGTCGGAATCAACGTGGAGGACGTCGCGGCCCCGCACCGGCTCGCCGAGCGCGGCTGGTAA
- a CDS encoding PaaI family thioesterase — protein MSAEGRREATREITGAQSVAAEPGGGFNPPVPTERGGPDYGRFIDAVRTLQDHARAADAPDEVITQAADQIEKVSQLLAPYYADEWSSPSGRRMDLPGRGNILSIPLDLHVTGDQHIRGTAEFRRFHLGRNGAAHGGSVAQLFDALLGFTAFKLSGSRAQRTAFLHVDYRKIARVEKQFQVAAGIDRIEGRKIFVSGRLLDADAVLAEAHALFVKLKPGQP, from the coding sequence GTGAGTGCGGAGGGCAGGAGGGAGGCGACCCGGGAGATCACCGGGGCGCAGTCAGTCGCTGCGGAACCCGGTGGTGGGTTCAACCCGCCGGTCCCCACCGAGCGTGGGGGACCCGACTACGGACGCTTCATCGACGCGGTCCGTACGTTGCAGGACCACGCCCGCGCGGCCGACGCCCCCGACGAGGTGATCACTCAGGCGGCGGACCAAATCGAGAAGGTTTCCCAGCTCCTCGCCCCGTACTACGCAGATGAGTGGTCCTCCCCCTCGGGGCGGCGAATGGACTTGCCCGGCCGCGGCAACATCCTGTCCATCCCCCTCGACCTGCATGTCACCGGGGACCAGCACATCCGCGGCACAGCCGAGTTTCGCCGCTTCCACCTCGGCCGCAACGGCGCGGCCCACGGCGGCAGTGTTGCGCAACTGTTCGACGCGCTGCTGGGCTTCACCGCGTTCAAGCTCAGCGGTAGCAGGGCTCAGCGCACCGCGTTCCTGCACGTCGACTACCGCAAGATCGCGCGCGTCGAGAAGCAGTTCCAGGTGGCCGCGGGCATCGACCGGATCGAGGGCCGCAAGATCTTCGTCTCCGGCCGGCTGCTCGACGCCGACGCGGTGCTCGCCGAGGCGCACGCGTTGTTCGTCAAGCTCAAGCCGGGTCAGCCGTGA
- a CDS encoding HIT family protein — MSPEEQRREEQTIIDRGVGEPDHLQRLWTPHRMSYIAEAPMKGGSAGSGKSLQPFTDIPMMSDEEGLVVARGESVYIVLNLYPYNPGHSMVVPYRRVAELEDLTPDESLELISFTQKLIRVIKSVSRPHGFNVGLNLGQSAGGSLADHLHMHVVPRWSGDANFITIIGGSKAVPQLLGETRELLAKEWARQQ, encoded by the coding sequence GTGAGCCCCGAAGAGCAGAGACGCGAAGAGCAGACGATAATCGACCGCGGCGTCGGTGAGCCTGACCATCTGCAACGGTTGTGGACGCCGCACCGGATGAGCTACATTGCCGAGGCGCCGATGAAGGGCGGTTCGGCGGGATCGGGCAAGTCTCTGCAGCCGTTCACCGACATCCCCATGATGTCGGACGAGGAGGGACTCGTCGTCGCGCGTGGCGAGTCGGTCTACATCGTGCTCAACCTGTACCCGTACAACCCGGGCCACTCGATGGTGGTGCCCTATCGGCGGGTGGCCGAGCTGGAGGATCTCACCCCGGACGAGAGCCTCGAGCTGATCTCGTTCACGCAGAAGCTGATTCGGGTGATCAAGTCGGTGTCCCGGCCGCACGGCTTCAACGTCGGGCTCAACCTCGGCCAATCGGCGGGCGGCTCGCTGGCTGATCATCTGCACATGCACGTGGTGCCGCGCTGGAGCGGCGATGCCAACTTCATCACGATCATCGGCGGCTCGAAAGCGGTGCCGCAGTTGCTGGGTGAAACCCGTGAACTCCTTGCCAAGGAATGGGCGAGGCAGCAGTGA
- a CDS encoding phosphatidylinositol mannoside acyltransferase, translating into MPEFLARNAFDAGAHYAARGGGPEQLRKNLARVVGIAPEQVPDGLIRASLASYARYWREAFRLPTMDHEAIGRELVVDDIDRLWAALDAGRGAVLSLPHSGNWDMAGVWLAQNYGTFTTVAERLKPESLYNRFVAYREGLGFEVVPLSGGDRPPFEVLAERLRGNRPVCLMADRDLSRNGVQVDFFGEATRMPAGSAKLAIETGAALFPVHCWFEGDGWGMRVYPEVDTSSGDVTVITQSLADRFARNIAAYPADWHMMQPQWLADLPAERRAKLEAG; encoded by the coding sequence ATGCCGGAGTTCCTCGCGCGCAACGCGTTCGACGCCGGAGCGCACTATGCGGCGCGTGGCGGCGGACCGGAACAGCTGCGCAAGAACCTGGCTCGTGTCGTCGGCATCGCACCCGAACAGGTGCCCGACGGCTTGATTCGCGCATCGCTCGCCTCCTACGCCCGGTACTGGCGGGAGGCATTCCGGCTGCCGACGATGGACCACGAGGCGATCGGCCGTGAGCTCGTCGTGGACGACATCGATCGGCTATGGGCCGCGCTGGACGCGGGTCGCGGCGCCGTCTTGTCGCTGCCGCACAGCGGTAACTGGGATATGGCGGGGGTCTGGCTCGCGCAGAACTACGGCACATTCACCACGGTGGCCGAGCGGCTCAAGCCCGAGTCGCTGTACAACCGGTTCGTCGCCTACCGGGAAGGCCTCGGCTTCGAGGTCGTTCCGCTGAGCGGCGGTGACCGGCCGCCTTTCGAGGTGCTCGCCGAGCGGTTGCGGGGCAACCGGCCAGTGTGCCTGATGGCGGATCGGGACCTGAGCCGCAACGGAGTTCAGGTCGATTTCTTCGGCGAAGCCACCCGCATGCCGGCGGGTTCGGCCAAACTCGCGATCGAGACCGGGGCGGCGTTGTTTCCGGTGCACTGCTGGTTTGAAGGCGACGGTTGGGGCATGCGGGTGTATCCCGAGGTCGACACGTCCTCCGGTGACGTCACCGTCATCACCCAGTCGTTGGCGGACCGGTTCGCCCGCAACATCGCCGCGTACCCCGCCGACTGGCACATGATGCAACCGCAGTGGCTGGCCGACCTGCCCGCGGAGCGGCGCGCGAAGCTGGAGGCGGGCTAG
- a CDS encoding DUF1990 family protein, which produces MQLSNLAALPLTYPEVGATAGVLPSGYHHVHKSAVIGHSRGRFEDAAAAGMRWGMLRGAGVRVEATTETAEVGAEVIVHLGPIGAPCRVVYVVAEDNARGFAYGTLPGHAESGEELFLVRYDPASGQVSAVVRAFSRHATWWSRLGSPVASLVQRVVTERYLRAL; this is translated from the coding sequence GTGCAGCTGAGCAACCTCGCCGCGCTACCGCTGACCTATCCGGAGGTGGGCGCCACCGCCGGTGTGCTGCCGTCCGGCTACCACCATGTGCACAAATCGGCAGTCATCGGCCACAGTCGGGGCCGCTTCGAGGATGCCGCCGCGGCCGGCATGCGATGGGGCATGCTGCGCGGCGCCGGGGTCCGTGTCGAGGCGACGACGGAAACTGCGGAGGTGGGGGCCGAGGTGATCGTGCACCTCGGTCCGATCGGGGCGCCGTGCCGAGTGGTCTACGTCGTGGCCGAAGACAATGCCCGCGGGTTCGCCTACGGCACCCTGCCGGGCCACGCGGAGTCGGGTGAAGAGCTGTTCCTGGTGCGCTACGACCCGGCGTCGGGGCAGGTGTCTGCTGTGGTGAGGGCGTTCAGCCGGCACGCGACCTGGTGGAGTCGCCTGGGCTCCCCGGTGGCCTCACTGGTTCAGCGCGTCGTCACCGAGCGGTATCTGCGGGCGCTGTAG